Proteins from a single region of Candidatus Zixiibacteriota bacterium:
- a CDS encoding type III pantothenate kinase, with protein sequence MLLAIDIGNTNIVLGLYDGRNLITHWRLVTADRTADEYGVLIAQLVSWEGFRCQQVDAIAVSCVVPPMVGVTHEWAAKFFKREPLFVGPGIKTGMPILYDSPKDVGADRIVNGVAAYEKYRGPCIVVDFGTATTVDCISKKGEYLGGAIAPGLLISLEALVQRASKLPRIEIVRPKETVGKNTVQSIQAGIYYGYVGLVDGIVRRMQREQGAQAKVVATGGLAPLLASECETIDEVDEFLTLDGLRIIHERNST encoded by the coding sequence ATGCTGCTTGCGATCGACATCGGCAACACCAACATCGTTCTCGGCCTCTACGACGGCAGAAATCTGATCACGCACTGGCGCCTGGTCACGGCGGATCGGACCGCCGACGAATACGGCGTGCTGATCGCGCAGCTGGTTTCCTGGGAGGGATTCCGGTGCCAGCAGGTCGACGCCATCGCGGTTTCCTGCGTGGTCCCTCCCATGGTCGGCGTGACCCACGAATGGGCGGCCAAATTTTTCAAGCGCGAGCCGCTTTTCGTCGGGCCGGGGATCAAAACCGGCATGCCGATTCTCTACGACAGCCCCAAGGACGTGGGAGCGGACCGCATCGTCAACGGCGTCGCCGCGTACGAAAAGTACCGCGGGCCCTGCATCGTCGTCGACTTCGGCACCGCAACCACCGTGGATTGTATCTCGAAAAAGGGAGAATATCTCGGAGGGGCGATCGCACCGGGGCTCCTGATTTCCCTGGAGGCCCTGGTGCAGCGGGCCTCGAAGCTGCCGCGAATCGAGATCGTCCGGCCGAAAGAGACCGTCGGGAAAAACACCGTGCAGTCGATCCAGGCGGGCATCTACTATGGATACGTCGGGCTGGTCGACGGCATCGTCCGGCGCATGCAGCGAGAGCAGGGAGCACAGGCCAAGGTGGTCGCCACGGGGGGGCTGGCGCCGCTTCTCGCCTCGGAGTGCGAGACGATCGACGAGGTGGACGAGTTCCTGACGCTGGACGGCCTGCGGATCATCCACGAGAGAAACTCGACGTGA
- the fusA gene encoding elongation factor G yields MATAELDRLRIVGLLGQGGCGKTSLGEAMLFVAGATSRLGKVQDGTSVLDFEPEETKHLTSISTAFHSLAWKKHPMQLVDTPGYAAFLVDTINCVRAFGGAIFVLNPSVGLRVESERLWDRANEVGVSRLLFVAKMDHEPANVGERLKPLLDGLEAKGVPLQIPIGSQGQFQGVIDLPSMRACVYEGDTGRFTEGEIPPELADAAAEARQKLVESVAELDDALLEKYLDGGELSEEELKQAIRSGTCQGKIFPILYGSAARLIGVVQLLDAVVDYLPSPLDEREPEGKEPTSGKPVKRKMDPAEPFSAYVFKTIIDPFAGKLSVMRVMSGRVASDTSCYNPGKQSREKIGHLFRLEGKRQEAVKEAIAGEIVAAAKLKDVATGDTLCDEKAPIQYPGAVHFAPVISFALEPKSKADEEKVPQGLQRMMEEDPTIEVHRDEETRDFILSGMGQQHVEIIVEKLKRKYGAEVVLKAPKVPYKETIRATASAQGKLKKQTGGRGQYGDTWLKVEPLPHGKGFEFVDQIVGGAIPRNYIPAVEKGVREAMAAGYLAGYPMVDIRVTLYDGSYHDVDSSDMAFKIAASIGFKNAVEKAKPVLLEPIMNIEVTVPEECMGDVIGDLNSRRGKVLGVDSKGHNQIIKAKVPMAEVLKYAPDLRSLTSGRGEFQLEFSHYEEVPPHLAEKVIKEARARQAGEQHGESKASSH; encoded by the coding sequence ATGGCTACCGCGGAGCTGGACAGGTTGCGAATCGTGGGACTTCTCGGGCAGGGAGGCTGCGGGAAGACGTCTCTCGGCGAGGCGATGCTGTTCGTCGCCGGAGCCACCTCGCGGCTGGGAAAAGTCCAGGACGGAACGTCGGTCCTCGATTTCGAGCCGGAGGAGACGAAACATCTCACGTCGATCTCGACGGCGTTTCATTCCCTGGCGTGGAAAAAACACCCGATGCAGCTGGTCGACACGCCCGGTTACGCCGCGTTCCTGGTCGATACGATTAACTGCGTGCGGGCGTTCGGCGGGGCGATCTTCGTGCTGAACCCGTCCGTCGGCTTGCGCGTGGAGTCGGAGCGGTTGTGGGACCGGGCGAACGAGGTGGGCGTGAGCCGGCTGCTGTTCGTGGCCAAGATGGACCACGAGCCCGCCAACGTGGGCGAGCGGCTCAAGCCGCTCCTCGACGGGCTGGAGGCGAAAGGCGTTCCGCTCCAGATCCCGATCGGGTCGCAGGGTCAGTTCCAGGGCGTGATCGACCTGCCCTCGATGCGGGCCTGCGTCTACGAAGGCGACACGGGCAGATTCACGGAAGGGGAGATCCCGCCGGAGCTGGCGGACGCGGCCGCGGAAGCGCGGCAAAAGCTCGTCGAGAGCGTCGCCGAGCTCGACGACGCGTTGCTGGAGAAATACCTCGACGGCGGAGAGCTGTCCGAGGAGGAGCTGAAGCAGGCGATCCGCTCGGGAACGTGCCAGGGAAAGATCTTCCCGATCCTTTACGGCTCGGCGGCGCGCCTGATCGGCGTCGTTCAGCTGCTCGACGCCGTGGTGGATTATCTGCCGTCGCCGCTGGACGAGAGGGAGCCGGAAGGGAAAGAGCCGACAAGCGGAAAGCCGGTCAAAAGGAAAATGGATCCGGCCGAGCCTTTTTCGGCCTACGTCTTCAAGACCATCATCGACCCGTTCGCCGGCAAGCTTTCGGTGATGCGGGTGATGTCGGGACGGGTCGCTTCCGACACGAGCTGTTACAACCCGGGAAAGCAGAGCCGGGAAAAAATCGGCCATCTGTTCCGGCTCGAAGGCAAGCGGCAGGAGGCCGTCAAGGAGGCGATCGCGGGCGAGATCGTGGCGGCGGCGAAGCTCAAGGACGTCGCCACGGGAGACACGTTGTGCGATGAAAAGGCCCCGATTCAGTATCCGGGAGCCGTGCACTTCGCGCCGGTGATTTCTTTCGCGCTGGAGCCGAAGTCCAAGGCGGACGAAGAGAAGGTTCCGCAAGGGTTGCAGCGCATGATGGAAGAGGATCCGACCATCGAGGTCCACCGGGACGAAGAGACGCGCGACTTCATTCTCTCCGGGATGGGGCAGCAGCACGTCGAGATCATCGTCGAGAAACTCAAGCGGAAGTACGGCGCCGAGGTCGTGCTGAAGGCGCCCAAGGTTCCCTACAAGGAAACCATTCGGGCGACCGCGAGCGCCCAGGGTAAGCTCAAGAAGCAGACGGGCGGGCGGGGCCAGTACGGCGACACCTGGTTGAAGGTGGAGCCGCTGCCCCACGGCAAGGGCTTCGAGTTCGTCGACCAGATCGTCGGCGGCGCCATCCCGCGGAATTACATTCCCGCGGTGGAGAAAGGGGTTCGCGAGGCGATGGCCGCAGGCTATCTGGCGGGTTATCCAATGGTCGACATCCGCGTGACGCTCTACGACGGCTCGTATCACGACGTCGACTCCTCGGACATGGCGTTCAAGATCGCCGCGTCGATCGGGTTCAAGAACGCCGTGGAAAAAGCCAAGCCGGTCCTGCTCGAGCCGATCATGAACATCGAGGTCACCGTGCCCGAGGAATGCATGGGCGACGTGATCGGCGATTTGAACAGCCGCCGCGGCAAGGTCCTCGGGGTGGACAGCAAGGGGCACAACCAGATCATCAAGGCGAAGGTCCCGATGGCGGAGGTTTTGAAGTACGCTCCCGACCTGCGCTCGCTGACGAGCGGCCGGGGCGAGTTTCAGCTGGAGTTCTCCCACTACGAAGAAGTGCCGCCCCACCTGGCGGAGAAGGTGATCAAGGAGGCCAGGGCGCGTCAGGCGGGGGAGCAGCACGGCGAGAGCAAAGCTTCGTCTCATTGA